The DNA region GGATGGGTCGAATCAGTCGGTATTCATCGGTGAGGCCGGCTTCCTCGGCGCACATTACGGCCTCGCCGTCGGGGACGCTCTCCAGCGCTGCTGTCGTCTTCATACTCCCGCTTACCGATCTCTCGGGATAAGCTGGCGTCTACACCGCACCGGAAGTGAAACCATACCTCCTGAAACGCCCGTATTCGCCGCCCAGGCGTCTCGAAAGGCGCGTTTCGGTTCACGTTCACGAGATCCGCTTCGGTGCGGAGGATCGGTCGTCGGGAAAGGAGCCAGTCGCGCCGGAGCAGCGGGGCTTTTGGGGGTCGATCCGCTATCGACGGTGATGGAGTACGCCGCGCTGGTCGACGTCTACGAGCGCCTCCAAGCCACGTCGTCGAACCTCGAGAAGACCGCGATCCTCGCCGAGGCGCTCGCGGACGCGGACGAAGCGCAGCTCCCGCTGCTCGTCAAACTCCTCCGCGGGAAGCTGTTCGCGCCGTGGGAGGTCGAGGAGCTCGGGATCTCCTCGCGCCTCACGACGGAGACCATCGCGACCGCGACCGGCGTCGACGCAGACGCGATCGAGACGACGTGGCGCGATACGGGCGACCTCGGCGACGCCGCCGCAGCGATCGCGAACCGGAAACAGCGAACCCTGGTCACGACGCGGCTTGACGTCCGCACCGTCCACGACACGCTTCAGGAGCTCGCGACGTGACCTTCCCGCTCTCGGATCACTGCGATTTCGCCGAGCTCGAAACCGTCGACCCGGAGATCGTCTACACCCACCACGGGTCGGCAGAGACGTTCGCGACCCACTGCACACTCGGCTACGAGGCACGCGCTCAAGCGCGACCAGGCGACCCTCGGCGAGTTCTGACGGACGGATCGCCGAGGACGTTCGGTACAAGTGCGTGGGCGTCGTTTTTCCGGACTGCACACGAACCGAACCCGTCTCGGACTCGTCGGCGCGGCCGCCGTCGGCGGTGCGGTGGCGCTGTGGAGCGGGTACAGCCTGCTCGCGGCGCGATCGGCCGAGAGCGTCGCGTACACCGTCGAGCGACCCCTCGACGACCGCACGGAGATCCGGCGGTATCCCGAGCTCGTCCGGGTCGAGACCACCGGTTCCTCGAATCGGGAGGCGTTCGGCCGGCTGTTCGAGTACCTCCAGGGCGCGAACGAGTCGCGTTCGGACGTGGCGATGATCGCGCCCGCCCGCACCGACGGCGAATCGATCGAGATGACGTCACCGGTTCGCACCGACGACGACGGTGACGAGGTGCGAATGGGGTTTTATCTCCCCGAGAGCTACACCCCGAACACGGCTCCGCGGCC from Halococcus agarilyticus includes:
- a CDS encoding SOUL family heme-binding protein, encoding MRGRRFSGLHTNRTRLGLVGAAAVGGAVALWSGYSLLAARSAESVAYTVERPLDDRTEIRRYPELVRVETTGSSNREAFGRLFEYLQGANESRSDVAMIAPARTDGESIEMTSPVRTDDDGDEVRMGFYLPESYTPNTAPRPTDPAVSLAVEPPRSVAARRFSWWATDWRTSRQQSKLLETLAESDVTPVGEPFSLGYDAPGTSPFLRTNEVAVDVTW